A window of the Acidobacteriota bacterium genome harbors these coding sequences:
- a CDS encoding GDP-mannose 4,6-dehydratase, translated as MPSQSTGKHYLITGGAGFIGSHLCEALLERGDQVTIIDNLSTGRFENIEHLVEQHGKGPQSRFRFAIDTIRNETVLDRLASQCDTVIHLAAAVGVRLIVEQPVHTIETNIMGTESVLKVAQRYRCKVLLASTSEVYGKGNKVPFREDDDVVLGPTTRSRWAYAASKMVDEFLTLAYHRQKGLPVVILRFFNTVGPRQTGRYGMVIPRFIGQALEGKPLTVYGDGTQSRCFLHVKDAISAVLSLEDYPKGVGRIYNVGSTEEISIEQLARQVLVAVKAARGTTSSEIVHIPYEKAFQAGFEDLRRRKPDVGKLEQATGWKAKYGLEAILAETVRSLYTGPDQRSDPPQADEAT; from the coding sequence ATGCCCTCTCAAAGCACTGGCAAGCACTATCTCATCACCGGAGGAGCAGGCTTCATCGGCTCCCACCTGTGTGAGGCCCTGCTGGAGCGCGGCGACCAAGTCACCATCATCGACAACCTCTCCACGGGCCGTTTCGAGAACATCGAGCATTTGGTCGAGCAACACGGCAAGGGCCCCCAAAGCCGCTTCCGCTTCGCCATCGATACCATCCGCAACGAAACCGTCCTCGACCGCCTGGCCAGCCAATGCGACACGGTGATCCATCTGGCCGCCGCCGTGGGCGTGCGCCTGATCGTCGAGCAACCCGTCCATACCATCGAAACCAACATCATGGGCACCGAATCCGTTCTCAAGGTCGCCCAACGCTACCGCTGCAAAGTCCTGCTCGCCTCCACCTCCGAAGTCTACGGCAAGGGCAACAAGGTACCTTTCCGAGAAGATGACGATGTCGTGCTCGGTCCCACCACACGAAGCCGCTGGGCCTATGCGGCCTCCAAGATGGTCGACGAGTTTCTCACCCTGGCCTACCATCGCCAGAAAGGGCTTCCTGTCGTCATTCTCCGTTTCTTTAATACCGTGGGGCCGCGTCAGACAGGCCGCTACGGCATGGTCATACCACGCTTCATCGGCCAAGCCTTGGAGGGGAAGCCCCTGACCGTCTATGGTGACGGAACCCAGTCGCGCTGTTTCCTGCATGTCAAGGACGCGATCTCCGCAGTGCTAAGCTTGGAAGACTATCCCAAAGGGGTCGGTCGAATTTACAACGTTGGCTCGACTGAAGAGATCAGTATCGAACAGCTTGCTCGCCAGGTGCTCGTTGCCGTTAAGGCCGCGAGAGGGACTACGTCGAGCGAAATCGTGCATATCCCTTACGAAAAGGCCTTCCAGGCCGGCTTTGAGGATCTGCGTCGGCGCAAGCCCGATGTTGGCAAACTTGAGCAAGCTACGGGTTGGAAGGCGAAATATGGTTTGGAGGCCATCCTTGCTGAGACAGTCCGCAGTCTTTATACCGGCCCAGATCAGCGTTCGGACCCCCCTCAAGCGGATGAGGCCACCTAG
- a CDS encoding polysaccharide biosynthesis C-terminal domain-containing protein: protein MSIQALLSARIQKTAHGLGIRSHFVQGFLGLMLLKGGATFLLFLQQILVARLSGTESYGNYAFVLGWLTLLVLLGPLGFDTAAVRFVSVYTIKKNLAGLKGFFIRGLQIVASASAACALLVILVSRSTLSDSSFELRTTFAWGALYLFVLGAVQFGTAILQGLQRVHLSFIMRSLILPFLSIVGVLLFIAFSSRTSLLSYHVVAIEFIAGGIVSIVLYKVIFKQLPRSLLEHEKEVATGEWLRTAMPIWAHTGFKLGMDKSGIILSGILLGTVSSGLFSVSVQASNLLGFGLFTVSSLAAPRIARLFAEGKSEELQSLIKLSTKVALAFAVVSGLTLLVFGELLLGLFGSEFRAAYIPLCILIFGQVLNSFAGPVGSLLIMTGNERRSAKVGMLAFLVNLLFMPVLIHLFGLLGAALATTFTAALWNGLLIRDVRRVLKLNPTLLKSWSVS, encoded by the coding sequence ATGTCTATTCAAGCTCTTCTGTCAGCCCGAATCCAAAAGACTGCGCACGGCCTCGGCATACGCTCCCATTTTGTTCAGGGATTCTTGGGCTTGATGCTGCTCAAAGGCGGGGCTACTTTTTTACTCTTTCTCCAGCAGATTCTCGTCGCTCGCCTGTCTGGAACGGAGTCTTATGGAAACTATGCTTTTGTGCTGGGATGGTTGACTCTTCTCGTTCTTTTGGGACCTCTTGGTTTCGACACAGCCGCTGTACGCTTCGTTTCAGTATATACTATTAAGAAGAACCTGGCAGGGCTGAAGGGGTTCTTCATCCGGGGCCTACAAATCGTCGCTTCGGCCTCCGCAGCCTGTGCGCTCTTGGTCATTCTGGTCAGCCGCTCTACTCTCTCAGACTCAAGCTTCGAACTGCGCACCACTTTCGCATGGGGTGCACTCTATCTGTTCGTCCTTGGGGCCGTACAGTTCGGAACGGCGATCCTGCAAGGCTTACAGCGTGTGCATCTTTCATTCATAATGAGAAGCCTTATCTTGCCTTTTCTCAGTATCGTCGGTGTCCTCCTCTTCATAGCGTTTTCAAGCCGGACCTCTCTGCTCTCTTATCATGTCGTCGCCATCGAGTTCATTGCTGGTGGGATCGTTTCCATCGTACTCTACAAAGTCATCTTCAAGCAGCTTCCCAGATCCCTCTTAGAACATGAAAAGGAGGTTGCCACGGGCGAGTGGCTGAGGACGGCGATGCCGATATGGGCGCATACCGGATTCAAACTGGGGATGGACAAGTCAGGAATTATATTGAGTGGAATACTCCTCGGAACAGTGTCGTCAGGTCTCTTTTCGGTTTCCGTGCAGGCGTCCAATCTGCTGGGCTTCGGATTATTCACGGTGAGTTCGCTAGCTGCACCTCGTATCGCCCGTCTTTTCGCAGAGGGAAAATCAGAGGAACTCCAGAGTCTCATCAAGCTGAGCACCAAAGTCGCTCTTGCCTTCGCCGTGGTGAGCGGGCTCACTCTCCTGGTTTTTGGGGAATTGCTGCTGGGTCTGTTCGGATCAGAGTTTCGAGCAGCATACATTCCGCTTTGCATTCTCATTTTCGGGCAGGTCTTGAACTCGTTTGCGGGCCCTGTTGGGTCGCTTCTCATTATGACCGGTAACGAGCGCCGCAGCGCCAAGGTTGGCATGTTGGCGTTCCTCGTCAACCTTCTCTTCATGCCCGTACTGATTCACCTCTTCGGTCTGCTGGGCGCTGCCTTGGCCACCACTTTTACCGCTGCGCTCTGGAACGGTCTTCTCATCCGCGACGTGCGGCGAGTGCTAAAACTCAACCCTACTCTGCTGAAGTCTTGGAGCGTAAGTTGA
- a CDS encoding class I SAM-dependent methyltransferase produces the protein MKCLRTEYWRSKLYPEKWTQDPVAALAREITPFLGASRRVLDLGAGRGRSGLPFSFEEDTTLFGIDLDTGLGSNPYLHHAVIAAAEELPFSNESFQLVIGIYVFEHFQYPLHVLREVHRVLARGGHFVFLTPNLFHYVGLISLLTPLSFHKWINKKRGRIEKDTFPTYYGFNSRSRMKRVLGQTGFEPVMLRSLEVQPNYLLWSLPTFVAGALYERMVSRFEILSPFRACILGILRKVERKIV, from the coding sequence ATGAAGTGCCTTCGAACAGAATACTGGCGAAGTAAACTCTATCCCGAAAAGTGGACGCAAGATCCTGTGGCAGCCCTTGCCCGAGAGATCACTCCTTTTTTGGGCGCCAGCCGCAGAGTCTTGGATTTGGGAGCCGGACGAGGTCGCAGCGGGTTGCCGTTCTCATTTGAGGAAGACACGACCCTGTTCGGCATCGATCTTGACACGGGCCTCGGCTCGAATCCCTATCTGCATCACGCCGTGATCGCTGCCGCCGAAGAACTGCCTTTTTCCAACGAAAGCTTTCAACTGGTTATCGGCATCTATGTTTTTGAGCATTTCCAATACCCCCTTCATGTTTTGCGGGAGGTTCACCGAGTGCTTGCCCGGGGCGGACATTTTGTCTTCCTCACACCCAATCTCTTCCATTACGTGGGTCTGATTTCGCTTCTGACACCACTTTCCTTCCACAAGTGGATCAACAAGAAGCGCGGTCGTATCGAGAAGGACACCTTCCCTACTTACTATGGTTTCAACAGCCGGAGCAGAATGAAGAGAGTACTCGGTCAAACGGGCTTCGAGCCGGTCATGCTCCGTTCACTCGAAGTGCAGCCCAACTACCTGCTTTGGTCATTGCCTACATTTGTCGCAGGCGCCCTCTACGAGAGAATGGTCAGCCGATTCGAGATCTTGTCGCCGTTTAGGGCATGTATTCTCGGCATCCTGCGGAAAGTCGAAAGGAAAATCGTCTGA
- a CDS encoding bifunctional sulfate adenylyltransferase/adenylylsulfate kinase, which yields MTKSDLIAPFGGQLRDLMVPEERRQELKDQAGRLPAIQLSDRSLCDLELLATGAFSPLDRFMGREDFLRVVEEMRLADGTLFPIPLTLPVERNAPVRLDSRIALRDSKNDLIAVMTVEAVYEWDLPHTARQVLGTTDPHHPLVAEMHRWGPLHISGPLDVIKLPRRYDFRPLRLTPRQCRERLAAKGRANVVAFQTRNPLHRAHEELTKRASEQLDATLLLHPVVGMTKTGDVDHFTRVRSYKALAENHYRADRILLALLPLAMRMAGPREALWHALIRRNYGASAIIIGRDHASPGLDSRGNPYYGPYDAQELVSEHQQELAMKMVPFRQMVYLPAEGRYEEAPKVPQEVETASISGTQVREDYLSRGRRLPEWFTRPQVAEILAETYPPRNRQGFCVWFTGLSGSGKSTTAEVLTILLLEAGRQVTVLDGDVVRTHLSKGLGFSREDRDTNVRRIGFVASELVRHGGAVICAAVSPYRSTRNEVRGMMGQDQFIEVFVDTPLEVCEARDTKGMYARARKGEIQGFTGINDPYEDPETPEIRLDTTQHTPEENARRITQLLTSRGFIPEHL from the coding sequence ATGACCAAGAGCGACTTGATTGCGCCTTTCGGCGGCCAACTGAGGGACTTGATGGTGCCCGAGGAGCGTCGCCAGGAACTCAAGGACCAGGCGGGACGCCTTCCGGCGATTCAGCTTTCAGACCGCTCCTTGTGCGACTTGGAACTGCTGGCCACCGGCGCCTTTTCCCCGCTCGACCGTTTTATGGGACGGGAGGATTTCCTCAGGGTGGTGGAGGAGATGCGCCTGGCCGACGGGACCCTCTTTCCCATCCCGCTCACCTTGCCGGTGGAGAGAAACGCCCCGGTGCGTCTGGACTCCCGCATCGCGCTGCGCGACAGCAAGAACGACCTGATCGCCGTCATGACGGTGGAGGCCGTCTACGAATGGGACCTTCCCCACACCGCCCGTCAGGTCTTGGGAACCACCGACCCCCATCATCCGCTGGTGGCCGAGATGCATCGCTGGGGCCCGCTTCATATCTCGGGCCCGCTGGACGTCATCAAGCTTCCCCGCCGTTATGACTTCCGCCCCCTCCGGCTGACGCCCCGGCAGTGCCGTGAGCGACTGGCCGCCAAGGGACGCGCCAATGTGGTGGCCTTCCAGACCCGCAACCCCCTTCACCGGGCCCACGAAGAGCTGACCAAGAGGGCCTCCGAACAACTCGATGCCACGCTGTTGCTGCATCCTGTCGTGGGCATGACGAAGACGGGCGACGTCGACCATTTCACCCGGGTACGCTCCTATAAAGCGCTGGCCGAGAACCACTATCGGGCCGACCGCATCCTGCTGGCTCTGCTGCCCTTGGCCATGCGCATGGCGGGACCGCGCGAGGCCCTCTGGCACGCCCTCATCCGGCGCAACTACGGCGCCAGCGCCATCATCATCGGAAGAGATCACGCCAGCCCGGGCCTGGATTCCCGCGGCAACCCCTACTACGGTCCCTACGACGCTCAAGAACTGGTGTCGGAGCACCAGCAGGAACTGGCAATGAAGATGGTGCCCTTTCGACAGATGGTCTACCTGCCGGCGGAAGGGCGCTACGAGGAAGCCCCCAAGGTGCCTCAGGAGGTGGAGACAGCCTCCATCTCAGGCACCCAGGTTCGTGAAGACTACCTGAGCCGGGGCCGGCGCCTGCCCGAGTGGTTCACGCGTCCTCAGGTGGCCGAGATCCTGGCCGAAACCTATCCGCCGCGCAACCGACAGGGCTTCTGCGTGTGGTTTACGGGACTGAGCGGTTCGGGCAAGTCGACCACGGCCGAAGTCCTCACCATCCTTCTGCTGGAAGCGGGACGCCAGGTCACGGTGCTGGACGGAGACGTGGTGCGCACTCATCTCTCCAAGGGCCTGGGATTCTCCCGCGAAGACCGCGACACCAACGTCCGCCGCATCGGCTTCGTGGCCTCTGAACTGGTGCGCCACGGCGGAGCCGTCATCTGCGCCGCCGTCAGCCCCTACCGTTCCACCCGCAACGAAGTGAGGGGCATGATGGGGCAAGACCAGTTCATCGAGGTCTTCGTCGACACTCCCCTGGAAGTGTGCGAAGCCCGCGACACCAAAGGCATGTACGCCCGCGCCCGCAAGGGGGAGATCCAGGGATTCACCGGCATCAACGACCCCTACGAAGACCCTGAGACGCCTGAAATCCGGCTTGACACCACTCAACACACCCCCGAAGAAAACGCCCGGCGAATCACCCAACTTCTGACCAGCCGCGGTTTTATTCCGGAGCACCTCTAA
- the wecB gene encoding UDP-N-acetylglucosamine 2-epimerase (non-hydrolyzing) translates to MITVMHIVGARPNFMKAAPVLRAMREKGGFSQTLLHTGQHYDRNMSQVFFEELGLPQPDINLEVGSDSHAVQTAKIMQRFEPVAKELSPDWVLVYGDVNSTLACALVCSKLLIRVGHVEAGLRSYDRSMPEEINRLLVDQISDVLFTPSRDAGENLLGEGVSGARIQFVGNVMIDTLKHLKQRAEQRWEGLCRRLGLGRYILVTLHRPTNVDHPDRLKALLRALNEVAADIEVLLPIHPRTQSRIDEYGLSPLLSAVRLLEPVGYLDFLALQSHASLVVTDSGGMQEETTFLGVPCLTVRPGTERPVTLEQGTNRLFNAHPHLLSGEIKHRLSEPRIERRPPELWDGRSAIRIAEILAEA, encoded by the coding sequence TTGATCACAGTCATGCACATCGTCGGTGCCAGACCGAACTTCATGAAGGCGGCTCCGGTACTCCGGGCGATGAGGGAAAAGGGCGGATTTAGCCAGACTTTGCTACACACGGGTCAACACTATGACCGCAACATGTCACAGGTCTTTTTTGAAGAGCTGGGTCTACCGCAGCCGGACATCAATCTGGAAGTGGGCTCTGATTCCCATGCCGTCCAAACGGCGAAGATTATGCAGCGATTCGAGCCGGTCGCAAAAGAACTCTCCCCGGACTGGGTGCTGGTCTACGGCGACGTCAACTCTACCCTGGCCTGCGCGCTAGTGTGCAGCAAGTTGCTGATTCGAGTGGGCCACGTGGAAGCAGGCCTGCGTTCCTATGACCGCAGCATGCCCGAGGAGATTAACCGGCTGCTCGTCGACCAGATTTCGGATGTCCTCTTCACTCCTTCGCGGGACGCGGGAGAAAATCTCTTAGGAGAAGGCGTCTCCGGAGCACGCATCCAATTCGTCGGCAACGTCATGATCGATACGCTGAAGCACCTGAAGCAGCGGGCCGAACAGCGCTGGGAGGGCCTTTGCAGGAGGCTCGGCCTCGGCCGCTACATACTGGTGACCTTGCATCGGCCGACCAACGTAGACCACCCTGATCGCCTCAAGGCGCTATTGAGGGCTCTCAATGAAGTCGCTGCCGATATCGAAGTTCTGTTGCCGATCCATCCGCGAACCCAAAGCCGGATCGATGAGTACGGCCTCAGCCCTTTGCTAAGTGCCGTCCGGCTGCTAGAACCTGTAGGATATCTCGACTTTCTGGCTCTGCAATCTCATGCCAGCCTGGTTGTAACCGATTCGGGCGGAATGCAGGAAGAGACGACCTTTCTGGGAGTTCCTTGCCTGACTGTCCGTCCCGGCACGGAACGGCCCGTGACCCTCGAACAGGGAACGAATCGGCTCTTCAACGCCCATCCCCACTTGCTGTCCGGGGAGATTAAGCATCGGCTGAGTGAACCTAGGATTGAAAGAAGGCCTCCCGAACTCTGGGACGGACGCTCCGCGATCCGCATTGCTGAGATCCTGGCTGAAGCATGA